One Streptomyces sp. RerS4 DNA segment encodes these proteins:
- a CDS encoding NAD(P)H-dependent oxidoreductase, translated as MSNEPNEPLRLAVIIGSNREARFGHVVGTWIATEAARRQDLAVDVIDLADHDLPIVLSRDPSPEVAAELAKVSPRLAQADAFVVVTPEYNHSYPASLKNLIDWHYTQWQAKPVGFVSYGGLSGGLRAVEHLRTVFAELHAVTVRDVVSLHMVWDKFDETGAPKDDATQAAAKVLLDQLGWWGDALRRARARVPYSA; from the coding sequence ATGTCGAATGAGCCGAATGAGCCCCTCCGTCTCGCGGTGATCATCGGAAGCAACCGCGAGGCCCGCTTCGGCCACGTCGTCGGCACGTGGATCGCCACCGAGGCCGCGCGGCGCCAGGACCTGGCGGTGGACGTCATCGACCTCGCGGACCACGACCTGCCCATCGTGCTCTCCCGCGACCCGTCCCCCGAGGTGGCCGCCGAACTCGCCAAGGTCTCGCCCCGACTGGCGCAGGCGGACGCCTTCGTCGTCGTGACCCCGGAGTACAACCACAGCTACCCCGCCTCCCTCAAGAACCTGATCGACTGGCACTACACGCAGTGGCAGGCCAAGCCGGTCGGCTTCGTCTCCTACGGGGGCCTGTCGGGTGGCCTGCGGGCCGTCGAGCACCTGCGGACGGTCTTCGCCGAACTGCACGCCGTCACGGTCCGCGACGTCGTCAGCCTGCACATGGTCTGGGACAAGTTCGACGAGACCGGCGCCCCCAAGGACGACGCCACGCAGGCGGCGGCCAAGGTGCTGCTCGACCAGCTCGGCTGGTGGGGCGACGCGCTGCGCCGGGCACGCGCCCGGGTCCCCTACAGCGCCTGA
- a CDS encoding glucose-1-phosphate thymidylyltransferase, with amino-acid sequence MKALVLSGGSGTRLRPFSYSMPKQLIPIANKPVLQHVLENIKDLGITEVGIIVGDRGPQIQSVLGDGADLGVRITYIPQDLPRGLAQCVSLARPFLGDDDFVMYLGDNMLPEGVERIAEQFRAERPAAQVVVHKVSDPRAFGVAELDENGRVERLVEKPQHPRSDLALIGVYFFTPAIHEAVDAIEPSPRGELEITDAIQWLVSHGAEVKASEYDGYWKDTGRVEDVLECNRKLLDDVSSSNAGEVDAASTLVGQVVVEPGARVINSRIEGPAIIGAGTVVRNSHIGPHTSIGRDCELTDTHIEYSIALDGATVSQVRGLRSSLIGRSASVGPADHNTHHHRLVVGDHTRVEVAA; translated from the coding sequence ATGAAGGCTCTGGTCCTGTCGGGCGGGTCCGGCACCCGCCTGCGCCCCTTCAGCTATTCCATGCCCAAGCAGCTCATTCCGATCGCCAACAAGCCGGTACTTCAGCACGTACTGGAAAACATCAAGGACCTCGGCATCACCGAGGTCGGCATCATCGTCGGGGACCGCGGTCCCCAGATCCAGTCGGTGCTCGGAGACGGCGCCGACCTCGGCGTGCGGATCACGTACATTCCCCAGGACCTCCCCCGCGGCCTCGCCCAGTGCGTGTCCCTCGCCCGCCCCTTCCTCGGCGACGACGACTTCGTGATGTACCTCGGCGACAACATGCTCCCCGAGGGGGTCGAGCGGATCGCCGAACAGTTCCGCGCCGAGCGCCCCGCCGCCCAGGTGGTGGTCCACAAGGTCTCCGACCCGCGCGCCTTCGGCGTCGCGGAGCTCGACGAGAACGGCCGCGTCGAGCGGCTGGTGGAGAAGCCGCAGCACCCGCGCAGCGACCTCGCCCTGATCGGCGTCTACTTCTTCACCCCCGCCATCCACGAGGCCGTCGACGCGATCGAGCCGAGCCCCCGCGGCGAGTTGGAGATCACGGACGCGATCCAGTGGCTCGTCAGCCACGGCGCGGAGGTCAAGGCCAGCGAGTACGACGGCTACTGGAAGGACACCGGCCGCGTCGAGGACGTCCTGGAGTGCAACCGCAAGCTCCTCGACGACGTGTCGTCCTCCAACGCGGGCGAGGTCGACGCCGCCAGCACCCTCGTCGGCCAGGTCGTCGTCGAGCCGGGCGCCCGCGTCATCAACTCCCGCATCGAGGGACCGGCCATCATCGGCGCCGGAACCGTGGTCCGCAACAGCCATATCGGTCCGCACACCTCCATCGGCAGGGACTGCGAGCTCACCGACACCCACATCGAGTACTCCATCGCCCTCGACGGGGCCACCGTCTCCCAAGTCCGCGGGCTGCGCAGCTCCCTCATCGGCCGCTCCGCGTCCGTCGGCCCCGCCGACCACAACACCCACCACCACCGGCTCGTCGTCGGTGACCACACCCGAGTCGAGGTAGCGGCATGA
- the rfbB gene encoding dTDP-glucose 4,6-dehydratase: protein MKKILITGGAGFIGSHFVRTLLADGYEEWAGAHVTVLDKLTYAGNRDNLPDRDPRLTFVHGDICDSELLLSLLPGHDAVVHFAAESHVDRSLESAEEFVRTNVTGTQRLLDAVLATGVPRVVHVSTDEVYGSIDEGSWTEEWPLAPNSPYSASKASSDLLARSYWRTHGLNLSITRCSNNYGPYQHPEKLIPLFVTNLLEGEQVPLYGDGGNIREWLHVDDHCRAINLVLNQGRAGEIYNIGGGNEQTNRAITERLLELTGNDWSKVRPVADRKAHDLRYSLDETKIREELGYAPRITFEQGLAETVTWYNDNPAWWKGVKHGVDTRG, encoded by the coding sequence ATGAAGAAGATCCTGATCACCGGAGGCGCCGGCTTCATCGGCTCGCACTTCGTGCGCACCCTCCTCGCGGACGGGTACGAGGAATGGGCGGGCGCGCACGTCACCGTGCTCGACAAGCTCACGTACGCCGGCAACCGCGACAACCTCCCCGACCGGGACCCGCGCCTGACCTTCGTCCACGGCGACATCTGCGACAGCGAGCTGCTGCTGAGCCTGCTCCCGGGCCACGACGCCGTCGTCCACTTCGCGGCGGAGTCCCACGTGGACCGCTCCCTGGAGTCCGCCGAGGAGTTCGTCCGCACCAACGTGACCGGCACCCAGCGGCTCCTGGACGCCGTACTGGCCACCGGCGTACCGCGCGTCGTGCACGTCTCCACCGACGAGGTCTACGGATCCATCGACGAGGGCTCCTGGACGGAGGAGTGGCCGCTCGCGCCGAACTCCCCGTACTCCGCCTCCAAGGCCTCCTCGGACCTCCTGGCCCGGTCCTACTGGCGCACCCACGGACTGAACCTGTCCATCACGCGGTGCTCCAACAACTACGGGCCCTACCAGCACCCCGAGAAGCTCATCCCGCTGTTCGTCACCAACCTCCTCGAAGGCGAGCAGGTGCCGCTCTACGGCGACGGCGGCAACATCCGCGAGTGGCTGCACGTCGACGACCACTGCCGGGCGATCAACCTCGTCCTCAACCAGGGCCGCGCCGGCGAGATCTACAACATCGGCGGCGGCAACGAGCAGACCAACCGCGCCATCACCGAACGACTGCTCGAACTGACCGGCAACGACTGGTCCAAGGTACGCCCGGTCGCCGACCGAAAGGCCCACGACCTGCGCTACTCCCTCGACGAGACGAAGATCCGCGAGGAGCTGGGCTACGCCCCCCGCATCACCTTCGAGCAGGGCCTCGCCGAGACCGTGACCTGGTACAACGACAACCCCGCCTGGTGGAAGGGCGTCAAGCACGGCGTGGACACACGCGGATGA